TAGAAGCTGCAGCAATTCAGACAAAAGCCATCAGCTTCCAGCCTATGTTGAAAGAGGGAAATTGGTCTCTCAAATTGTGCTTCCCTTGTCCTTCTGAACTGGGCTGTCTCTCCCTCTTCATATGTGATGTAGGGCCTAGCACTCACAGCCTGAGGTCAGGACTCAGGGTCATGCCTATACTGATGGCTACTGGTTTTCCCTTAATTTTTATCTGGActaaaaggaatattttcttgTGAGGTGCAGGGCTGCTGTAGGTGTGTGTTAACTTTTACAAAGATAATTCACTGCCTGGGAATGAGAAGATGTAAGCGTGATTCATAGTGGCAAAACACACTGATctgccaggttggatggggcttgaagcaacctggtccagtggaatGTGTCCCTATTCTTGGCAGAggatggaatgagatgagctttaaggtcccccTCAAACCAAATAATTTAGCATTCCATGCTTCTATGATGTTCTGCTGCAAAGCAAAATCCTCCTTCTTCACCTGACAGATGCCTGTCTTTCCTCCTGTACAGATATTGCTTTGGGTGTTTATGATGTGGTGGTGACTGATTTTTCCTGCCCAGCTGGTGTCTTGAAGTGTGCAGAAGCTTTACGGCTGCCTGTTGTCTCACAAGAGTGGGTGATCCAGAGTCTTATTGCTGGGGAGAGAGTAGGCTACAAGCAGCATCCAAAATATAAACATGACTATGTCCCTCAGTAAGTGAAAATGTCCTGCTGTCCAACTGTTGTGCAGACTGTTTTAAACAGGTTTTAAATGTTTGTGAATTGGGCAGTATGCATGGATTACTGTATATAGTTTTATCTGCTGGACTTTTATGATTAAATAAATGTTTGATCTCTTGTGGTATCTGCTGATACTCCTTGTTTATCTAAACTTATTCAGGGCAATGCCTTCAGGAAAGgagtgcagaaaaaaaagaaatgcttaCATTTCTCTGAGTGAAATATTACTAATATTCTACTTTGAGTAAAGCCTGAGCTAACACAAAGTCAATTGTGTTGAGGAAGGGGTGTTTTCTAGTAGCAGAAGTTCAGGGCTGTAGCATTTCTGCTTGTTGGGAAGAATACCATGTTGTGTATTCCTCAAGTTTGCTCCAGTtgttattttctgttaatttcATTAAGGTGCTACAGGCTGTTGTTAGTGTGTCTTCCTGAGTGAGCAGagaggattttttccccctaaggACATGTAACTtcagtgtgagctgcagctgtgtgCAAATATATCCCTTTGAGGGGAAGGCTGATTTCCTGGCAGCATTTGTGTTCAAATTGGGAAACCTGATACAACACCCCAGTGGTGGACTGGAGGCTTCTCTTTTGCCAGTCGTTCAAATGGACTTCCATCAAGATGATCTGTTCATTATAGCAAGGCTAGGAAATCTTAGTAACAGGCAAGAGTTCCTGCCAGATCCCGCTCTTCAATGACAGACAAGGCCATACCATGCTATTCCCTTTACACTGGGGTGCAGACATTGAAAATACTTCATATAATTGCACGACAAGATATTTTTATTTGGGTTCAGTAGGGTAGTCACTAGTAGCCTTCTAAATAGTCTGGAATGAGAACAGCACAAGTGAATATCCCAGGTAAGCATCTCCTTACCATTTTCCTGCCGGCAGAGGGCGCTGTCTACTCAAACGGGGCAAAGCTCCTGTCTTGGCAAGTGTAATTTTAGCACACAAACTATTACATTGTACAGAGAAAGCACGTGATATCCACAGAGTCTCCATCACCCATGCACATATACTAGACTAGTGCACTGCATGAGAAGAGACTTAAAAAATctatttcttcttccctccccctTCACGTCAATTGAAAATTGCTACTGCTGTTTGATTAGCAGACATTGTGTACTGTAAATCAGCTTACTACACAAGTGTAACTTCTGAATACAGCCAAAACTTCATTTGTAGCCAAGAACAGGATTAATTCCTCCATACTCGAACTTGGAAGTGGAACACAGTCCAGCTGAAGAGTAAAGACATTGTAGTCCAGCTGAAGAGTCCAGACATCTAATTCTGGTTTTTCACTTTCTCAGGAGGTTCAGATTGCCTCCCTGGAAGCACTTATAAGTATATGCAGGGCTGCAGAAAGCATAGTTTTAGGAGTTCAGAAGAAATGGAATAGCTTTCTGTAATCGCTGGGCAGCCTCACATAAGTAGCAATTCCTGCCAATTCTCTGTGAAACAGCAGTTCATCAGGCAAAAGCCAGCTACAAAGAAAAATTTGTTTCAGCTCAAACTCTCCAACTGTCCAAGAGCGCCAGTCTCCAGTGCTTGATGCATCACTAGTCACAGCCTGAAGCAAAGGCCTTAGTGCTTAAACTCCAAAACTGCAAGAGAAAGGTACAGTATTAACTACATGTTGAAAGTAATTCCCTTTACCAACCCACACCAGCATTTTTTGGCCAGTATGAGCTAGCAGCTTGTTCAACTTTCTGCCAAAAGAAACTCAATGGGAAGAAGGCATATAAAATCCAAAAATTACCATATGCTGATTTGTTACCTCTCTGTCATGGTATTTATCAACACTTAGTGTAAGTCAAATAATTAAAAGCCATCAATAAAAAATGGCTTTGTACTTGAAGTACCTCAGGATAATGCTACAAGCAGCCTTCAAGATATTCCTACCTGCCCAAGGTTCCTCCAGCCTGGGTGTAGTATTTGTTATAATCCAAGCGTAGCAGCAGTTGAGCTAAGTCAGAGTTTATCTGATGGTTGCGAACACTAGAGAGAATCTTGAAGAGAAGTGATGACTGACGACTGAATCCCTACAAATTTTAAGATGTCAGTTCTGGGTCTTctcagaagagaaggaaaacaagcaTCTCATCTCTGTTTCTGCCTACCCCATCCTTTAACATCCTGAAGAAAATCACTACAAGAGATGTGATGCTTGTGGGCCAGGGTAAGGTAAGATGTAAGCCACAAGAACTCCTAGATGTTGGTTATACAAAGGGAGGGGTAGAGGTACCAACATCTGCCTCCTTTCTATTCCAATATCTGCCCCCATTCCGCGTCTGTGCACACAGAATTTCCAACTCAAGAAAAGTTCATTAGGTAAAATAATTACAAGCACTTACATAGAAAGTCTTGGCTTACACTCGTTCTAGAGCTTCTAAAGCCAAGATAAATGCTTAGGCAAATGTTTGCATGGGAGGAGAACAGATCCACAGAAACATAGATTCACCTTCACCAAAATACTGAGTTGTGCAGCTCCCCGTTCATCTAAGGGACCCAGATTCTGACTGACCAGAGAACAAAAGCTATGACAAAGATCCAGAATTTCATTTAAGCAATGGAAAACCTACACGGAATAAAAAGTACAAATTAATAGTTGAAACAGAGTTCGTacacagagagaaagaagaaaagttgTAGCATTCGTAACAAAGATGTTGCTGACACTGTGTTTTTTTAGTCAGAAAGGAAGATACTGAtgcagcatttttttaatgttttctatggaaaaataatttaaatgttaTGCTGTATCTCCCCTTGGCCTCTCCCACAACCTTTTGCAGACATTTCTGGGAAAACAGAAATTGGCATGAACCATCCAGATAGGCACAGGAATTACACACTGGCTTCTCTATCCAACCAGCAGGTCATCACTGCAGCTTTGGAATTAAGAAGGCAGGATAAAGACCAACAGGAGCTGTGGTTCAAGGTTTTGGTTTCACTGTTTGCTAAACTAGGAGTTTCCTTTCTATCAGTTATCTGCCTGGGTAATTACTATTCTGACACCTTTATTCTATAATAACCTCATAGATGAGCACAGAGACTTTGTGTTTCATTGAAACTAACCTCCTTTGCAAATGTTTTTGTGAGGCTGTTtataaaaatactatttttttttttaaatgaaattgaaAAGACCCTAAGTCCACTCAGGAACATCTCaaccattttttaaatcttaagTAGAAGAGGATATTTTTCCTAGTCTAACGCATATCAGTATGAATCCCTCAGGAATATAGTTCCCAGCACTATGCTCACTGGTTCTTCTTCAATAAAATAGCTTGTGATAAAAACATAGTgataaaatacaaattattaaGGTTAACTGAACGCTGAAATAAACTTGACTTAGAATTGCCAGGAATACAGCATTCACACTCACCAACTGTAAATTAGAAGATCTTAATTCAATTATCAGTTATAGTTTATACCTGCCTTACTCCTAGAATTGTAGTCTGCAGGAGATAATCACTgatctgttttaaaatatgtgaTTTGTTATATCTGTTCAAAAAGGTGTGTTTCTTAGGGCACTTAGAAAATTGGTAGAAAAAGGTGAAAACAAGACCTACTTACAGGTTTTAGAAGGATGAAAGACTGAGCCAACAAATTACTTAGGAAATGATCATGAGCCAATCGTATACTCTCAAAATCTCTTGTGGCGTTTAtctgctgcagaagctgtgAGAACTGAGACTCCAGTACATCGACCTGATGAATATGTGAAGATACCTCATTAGTGGTTTGAGGAACTGGGAGTGCTTCAGACCAGCCAGAAGTTTGGAATAAGAAACTTACTTTCTTTACTGCTACTCTTTTGTTAGAGGCTGAGGATCCCCTTCTCTCTGGCTGATGAATGAATTATATACAAGAGCAGTACATAATGTGGGGTATGCAACAATTTTTGATGCCTAAGTAATATCTAAATAGAAAGGGAAATAGTCATTTTCTTTAACTAGGGAAAGGTATATAGCTAGCATGTAGACAAAGATATTTGATTGTAgtaatttctgaattttatactgggagatactatgtggaatCTTAGTGCAAAGGCTGCAGTACAAAAGCTCATCCAGATTGCTGTGGAGAATTTAGAAATTCAGGCTCCCTCTCAATtctttaaaaaccaaaccaaccaaaaaagcccaaaacttAACTTAGAGTTCACTTAAAGAGGCCAGAGAAGGAACCTGGATGGTATCGTAATGATGGTCCTTTAGAGATGAGTGGTTTCTCACAAACATTTAGTAGCATTAGAGAGCTACTAAAGAACTCTATTTCACTGATTCACAAGTCCAAAAACTTCGTAATTCTAGCAGTAGTCTGGGAACTTGAAGGAAGCTCTAGACTTGTGAAGGAAATCCTGATTTCCTTAAGGTACAGGGAATCAGAAACCTGAGACAGGTCTTCAGTGCTCCCTCCATGCATTTCTGCCAGTTTCTGATTAACTGATACAGTTTATCTTTCTCTGTAATACTGACCTGCAGATAATACTGAAGATTGTCCACAAGGAAAGCCATGTGATCCCTCAGACGCCACTTGATGGCATCTGTTCTATTAGATTTCAGGTGTTTACGTTGCATCTGGagagcccagcagtgctgtAGTTCAGCCTGGACTCGTCGCACACTCAGCAGGTATTTGAACACAACGTTGTACCTACAATAAAAAAGTAGAAAGCTGTTTGTTTAAGACTAAAATCTTCCTCTGTTACTCGAGTACTGGAGTTACTGTTACTGGAGAAAAGAAACAGGCAGTGACTGCCAATAGTTAGGGCAAATCAGGTCATGGCCCATGTGCCCCAATGGCACATCTTGCAGAGTAAGATTTCTGCTTGTATTGATTACTGACCTAAAAAATACAAAGTTAGTTTCAATAACTAGTAAGGAGGGGAGCTGTCAATGAAAACACTGTTAAAGTAGTGCTGTTTGTAAATCGGTGCAGATCTGTCAGCATCTTGCATGTTTTACTGTCATTACAAGTATTTTCAATATGAGTAAGTGGAATGAACCATTTTAAGGTTCAGGGAGCAATAGCTCTATCTTTCTCTCCATAGAGAATAAAATCCCCCAACACACTAGTGAATGCCTCACATCAGGGAACATACAGATGAATATAAAAAGACCATACCTAGTACTTACTTCTCGAGAACAGCAGGAGTAAAAAGAATGTGCAGTGGCCATTGAACTTTGTAAGAaaggcccagagctgcccatccaGATGTGGGGGGTTCACGTGGAGATAATTCCCGGGAAGGCCCTTCACGAGTCTGAGAAGTATCTAAAAACAAGTAAGGTGCTTAATTATGTTATCTTCTCAGTCAGTGCAACCATGgcaagaaggaaaagggaaagaacagaATTAAGAAGAACCAAAGTAGTCTAGGCCATCACATAGGGCAGTAAAGGGAACAAAATTAGTATTTCTTTAACTTGAGAGAAGGGTAAGTAATCTATTTGAACACAAAGTCACCATCTCCCCTCTTAATTTACTTCTGAAAATGCAAGTAGATACCTTTATGTTCCTTTCCATGATACTCAATGGTTaagtgaagaagaggaagaaggttGTCATCATCTAACAGTACCTTATGAGCAGACTGCTGAAATGCAATGTTGACATCTGACAACAAGAGAACATGTATCAGCACAAGATGATGCAGCTAGTGCTAATTTTGCACCCATTAATTATTTATTCTTGGTCCTAAAAGACAAAATTGATGCACTATTGACactcttttcttttaattccagTTTCAAATACCTGCCATCAGAAGGTTTCTGAGAGATTGCTTTCACTTACTCTGAGACATTCTAAATCACAAGTACTGTAGTTTCAAAACTAGAGAGTTAAGATAGAACTCTTCTGTACTGGACATGGCTTACCACTTTCCTGCTATACCACAATGAGGCCGGTTTGGTAAGCAAAGAAGCAACACTCACCATGTTCAGTTACAGCCGTAGGTGGTGTCTTTAACATGTGCTGTGCAGTGTCAATGAAGGCCTGAAACAGCTCACCTCTTCCCAAAAGGTAAAAGTCTTTTATAATCTGTGGAGATAAATTTGTTCTACCTAACATACCAAAAACTGAGCAGAAATTTTAAGCATCCTAGCTGATAGCACccatttttattatttggaCAAATGCTGTTTCTAAACACAGCTGGAGAGATCTGAATTTCATTCACTGACCAAAAAGTCTATCCTGCCTTTGCTTCAAGATACAAAGTACACATACCCCTCTAACTCTGTCTTTGGCCAAGTTCTATCAGTGTATGCTCTTTCTTGAGACTGGAAAGTGAAAACTGCTTTACCTAAATGAAGAAAGCCCAGAGTGTAAGGCAGTAAAGTATTTAATAGAAAGAAGTGAAGAAAGAGCTACTTCAGCAGCTCTAAATAAACTAGCAGTTGCATTACCTTCAGTTGTCCTAGTAGATCTGATTCCTCCACCATCAGTTTCCAAAGATGCTagtgaagaaacaaaaatcaaatgAAACAACAGAAACCTCGCCTCAGAATTATCTCAGGCATTCAGAGAGGTGAGTAGCTGCTGTCTTAAAACGCTTGCAATGCATACAAAAAGAGCACCTATTAAAAATGCTATATAAAGTACAAGAGAACACAGTCAGAGTCCTGTGTAGCAGCCCATGTTACCATTTAAAATTATTGATATACACTGGCAAAAAACTCTGCCTAAGAAACCTGAAGACCTGTGACAAAAAAGTGCAAATTCCTATGAAACCAGTTCTACCCCAGCTTTGTTCTTGATTCTCTAACCTCCCCATTTTCTTAGGTTCTCCTCCCTGCcccaagtgaaaaaaaaagattaaaaactGCCAAAGCATATGCACAGCAAGATGCCATCTATTATgctgaaagcaaatgaaaagttctgaaataatttcagatgaaataaaaaaaaaaaatcaaaattcccTTCTTTCCCTCATGAAAGAGCATAGTATTTGTTAATGTCCTTTTGTCACTAGAAGTTTGGTTTACATAAAGCTCTGAGACCAGTTAGAACAGCTGCACCATTTGACATGTTTGTTCAATCATTGGCACTGACAAGGCCCCTCTTCTTCCAAGTTCTTCACAAAACTTAAGAGCTTCTCAGCCTGCATAGTAGTTACCCTTCCTAGGATGCTCACCTCAGCAACAGTACTCCGTATCCAGTCAACCACTGATTCAAAGTCCACCAAACTAAAAAGTGGTTGCTGCTTGAGTCGATGTAGCTCTGCTGCAAAAGTGTCCTCCTGGTTTTTTAGGATGGAGCCTGTGCAGCAATGAGAAGAATTTCAGGGAGTAAGAAGGGATGCAGACAGAACAGAGGAACAGAAAGGCTGTCCAGACAGCACTGTTTCAAGTCTGGCAAGGAATGTGAAAGGGAGGCTTCAAAGTACAAGTACCAAGGTATAAGATTACTATTGCATGTACAGTTTCAGTATAGACACttgcctcagcagtgctggggtaTCAGTAAAACCCCCAAATATTTTCTCCATAAATGGCTGCTGCTAAAAGCCCTTTTTCGCAGACTGAGCTAGATCTTCAAACCCACAAACTTTTCTGCATCATTAACCAGTTGCTTTGGGTGTTCCCATACCCCTGCCCCTTTCAAATCTATCCTACTGCCTGAACTTGGGGACTTTGTGTTTTTTTAACCAACTGAGCTAGAAGACCAatttcttttccccttgctTCTGCTACTGCAAGAAAACAGTTCACCTGAATTGGTCCTTTGGTCTCTGTAATGTCACTCAAGTAATTTAAGTACTTTTGCATAGGCATGCTCAAGGTGGAGCCACAACAGCAGTCCTCCCCCATTGGTGTAGGAATATATTTCCCAAACCACCCTCAATGCAAGTTAATCCCATGACATCATTCTGCAACATATACGCTCAGAGCAAGATGTGCATTTGTGGCTGTATGCAGCCTTTTAGGGAGAGGGAcgaaaactgaaaagaaaacaaggcCTTTGCAATCACTTTATCCAGAGCAAATCATATGGTGACTTGCTGCTGGAAACTTGGAGATTATGTTTGTAAAGTGTTATCTACTCATCCTGTTGTTACACCTCTGCCTTGGAATCAATCAGAAGCAGAATACTGGGACTACTGCTCTGTCCTGGCACAACTACCCATATCGTCTGAAGAATAACAGCCAATAGTCAGTGACTGTTGAGGAATTTGTTAATGTGGCATTTTGGAAACTACGCGTCAGTCACTCATAACTGAGCAAAGGTTGCAAGAAAGATGTTCCTTACCTTTTCTGGTCAGGTTAACATTCTGATTCTCAAACATCTGAACAGATTCTCCCACAAAGAGGATCTTCTCAGCAACCCGTACAGGAATGTATGAAGGCAGCATTTCTACTCTCAAAGAAAACTGCTTTAGAGATGGAGCTAACATGTTCTCCTCCTCAATCAAGCGCTGCCAGAGACACCAGAGAAAAGAAATCAAGTGCAAAACAGCAtcagaaaaccagacagaaaagGTGTATAAAGgggtgtgtgtgcgtgtgtgagGGGGCATTTAAGAGCATTGGAAGTAAGAAGAAAGGTAGCAGAACTGATTTGTATCATTTAAGTAAGCCAGTAATCTTCCTTATACTTCTGGTATGCTAGCAGATCTCCCTGGAGATACTGCTCCCATCAGAGTGCAgcagaagggggaaaaagaagctaAAACCGTGTGTAACAGCAACAAATTGGCTGTATTAAAGGGTTATGTTACATGAGAAAAAGGAGTGTTATTGCAAATGCATTACATCAGTCTTTTACTGCCACAAAAATTTTAACTAGCATTACCAAAAATAATCCTCCCCTACACCCATTCCTATGTTTCAACACTGTTAGAACACTTGTGATACAGGCCAAATATAAACACCTCCACTAGTGAGCAAATAGGCTAAAGATCCAAAATCTTGCTAGCAAAGATAAGGCAATTTTCTCAGTTCCCATGAAAGTTGTTTTAGAACAATACAGTaagttattaatttttttaatgaatgttAATAAGGAACTCCAAGTATGGAGGCAAGATCTTCCTTCAGGAACGCAGTATTAATAATCTTATCTGGCTTTCTTGTTACTGGAGAATTAGTTTCAGTGGTCCATAATCCAGAAAAAATCACCCACAGTTTTGAGAATGTTTGCCATCTACAAAATTCTTCATTTCAATAGGAGAATTCAGTAAAAATTTGTATACTGATGTTAACAGGTTGACAATTCTTTTCTTAAGATTCTAGCAACACTTTTAGATGAGGCAATACCCAAGTATTTTATTGATCTATTCCACTAAAACTCAAGAGTTCTTATTTTACTCTTTGACTGAAGAATTGCCAACACTGTTAGTCGATAATACTGAAGAAAGAAGTTGCTTAGTCTGCAATTTCCACCATGGACCTAGAAGACTCAAAGATTTTCACTTTCTTTATCCATTATAGTGAAATAACAGATTTTTCCACTAACTGCCTTTTAAAGTTTTCCCCTGTTCTTCTCTGGGTGTAGTCTGTTTTCAGCAGAGACTGTTGGCACAGGGCACTTAATTAGTATGCAACACAGAGTTTTTGTGTAGTCACACCAAAGCTGCATGCACCACACTAACTCCATAAGTGCCCGTGAAATGCTTTCTCACCATAAACTAGAGGGTGAATTTAGAGCTGAACTTGCTCCACACTATTCTCTATTCAGACATTATTCAAATGCTCAGTGTGGAAGACTACTCCATTGAGAAAGGTGCTTTGCAAAAGGGCACTCTAATGGTATAGCATCTACTGGAAGTGTTACCACATTTCACCAGTGTGCTGACAGGTTGCTTCCTTGCTTAGAAGTCCATTGACTCTCACATAACACGTTTTCTACCAGTAATGTCAGTACCATTAACCTGTTATGTAACATTTGCACAACTAATGGTTGTGCAAGAAAGGCACCTGACACAGCTGCCCATAGAAAGTGTGCAAATCAAATCAACAGCCAAGTTCCCCACACCCTGCTCCTTGCAATTGCTCACATTACCACCAATGCCTATGCTAAACAGATCACAGTGTTGACCATCAGGAATGAGGAACCAGTCAGTCAAGAGCAGTGGGCATGCAGCAGCTCCCATACTTGACATCAGTGTCTACAGAGATTCCATCCATAGGGCTTTCTGCCATGGGGCTAGCCAGCTGTGCCAAACAATACCTCTCTGTCCCTTAGGCCTAGCAGCAACTACTACAGTATTATTTCGATTTACCATCCTAGAAGGTTTCAGTATATGTCTAGTCTAGCATAGCTCACACCAAAGTAGAACACAATACACATCTTCTTTAGTTCACAAAGAACCAAAGATGCCAAGTTATAACTTGTAGATCTTACCAGGTCCTGCAGTTCTCGTAGCTGTTTTCCTGTAAGCCCCCCAATTCCTAAGTCATCATCATCTTCTTCAGGTTGGCTAGGGACATTTCCAGAAGAGGGGCCTTGTTTGATAAAGAACTCTTCATGTTGGTCTAGTAGCAATCCATGCAGCATCCAGGCAGAGAGCTGCTTATACATAACTCCATGACACACAGCCAGAATCCTGAGATCAAGTGAAACAGTCAGGCCTTTGCACACAATAATCAAAACTTCACTATACGTTGTTCCATAAAGTCCAGTTGGTCAGCCAGGCAGTATGGTAAGTACTAAATGGCTAATGtggtattttatatatatatatatttttttaacaaaaatatattttctatttttttaaacaaaactagAAGGTGCAAAACTAAGCTAATATATCCTCTGAACATGTGGCTTCTCCATGGAAATCTGCTAATATACCAGAGGTATAAGTCTGCAATGGTTGCTGTTTCTACTCAAAGGACATTTTCAGTAGTTTGACTTTCACCACAAGGACATATAAACATCACAACACTCACACAGTCACATTTATCATTTTGAAGGATCAAAGATCAGTGATATGTAAAACAAAGCAGAATAAATCTGGTTCTGAAGTTTTCTAAGCCCTTAACTTCAAGTATGGAGAAAGCCTTAATTCTCACCACAAGCCTGCTTTAGATAAATAATGAGGATGGTGACAGTTTTCTTCAAGGCTGTTTTGTATGTGCTGTTTCAACAAGTAAGAAATACTTTGACATGAACTCCAGAAGAACGAAGTAATAGTTTTACTGGATCTACATACTTTTCAAGAGCACTGCGAACAGGAGGCAACCCCCCACAGCTATGTTTGTGGACTGTCTCCAATATCTGGCACCCATGaatctgcagaaagaaaaggttaGACTAGGTCTGTTATTTAGATATGTATTGACCTTTTTATACATTTAAACATTACACTTTCAGCTAACAAGAAAATGCCTTCACAAACTGAACAAGTCTTACAGAAAGAAAGTTGTAACATGCTGCATGTAGTGATGAAAAAGGCCTTCTATGTGTGGGTCTACACTCAAGCTTTTCTCAATactttcccttaaaaaaatgtAAGCATCTCTGGATTCTTAAAACATTAGCCTCTGCCTTTTTTATTTCAGGCAACAGCCAGAAAAAAACAga
This DNA window, taken from Passer domesticus isolate bPasDom1 chromosome 14, bPasDom1.hap1, whole genome shotgun sequence, encodes the following:
- the TUBGCP4 gene encoding gamma-tubulin complex component 4 isoform X2, which translates into the protein MIHELLLALSGYPGAAFTWSKRGGLQVSQELPFLHPSETSVLNRLCRLGTDYIRFAEFVEQYTGHVQQQDHHPSQQNQSGLHGIYLRAFCTGLDSVLQPYRQALLDLEQEFQLLFPSVMVMVEQIKTQKIHGCQILETVHKHSCGGLPPVRSALEKILAVCHGVMYKQLSAWMLHGLLLDQHEEFFIKQGPSSGNVPSQPEEDDDDLGIGGLTGKQLRELQDLRLIEEENMLAPSLKQFSLRVEMLPSYIPVRVAEKILFVGESVQMFENQNVNLTRKGSILKNQEDTFAAELHRLKQQPLFSLVDFESVVDWIRSTVAEHLWKLMVEESDLLGQLKIIKDFYLLGRGELFQAFIDTAQHMLKTPPTAVTEHDVNIAFQQSAHKVLLDDDNLLPLLHLTIEYHGKEHKDTSQTREGPSRELSPREPPTSGWAALGLSYKVQWPLHILFTPAVLEKYNVVFKYLLSVRRVQAELQHCWALQMQRKHLKSNRTDAIKWRLRDHMAFLVDNLQYYLQVDVLESQFSQLLQQINATRDFESIRLAHDHFLSNLLAQSFILLKPVFHCLNEILDLCHSFCSLVSQNLGPLDERGAAQLSILVKGFSRQSSLLFKILSSVRNHQINSDLAQLLLRLDYNKYYTQAGGTLGSFGV
- the TUBGCP4 gene encoding gamma-tubulin complex component 4 isoform X1, producing the protein MIHELLLALSGYPGAAFTWSKRGGLQVSQELPFLHPSETSVLNRLCRLGTDYIRFAEFVEQYTGHVQQQDHHPSQQNQSGLHGIYLRAFCTGLDSVLQPYRQALLDLEQEFLADPHLSISHVNYSLDQFQLLFPSVMVMVEQIKTQKIHGCQILETVHKHSCGGLPPVRSALEKILAVCHGVMYKQLSAWMLHGLLLDQHEEFFIKQGPSSGNVPSQPEEDDDDLGIGGLTGKQLRELQDLRLIEEENMLAPSLKQFSLRVEMLPSYIPVRVAEKILFVGESVQMFENQNVNLTRKGSILKNQEDTFAAELHRLKQQPLFSLVDFESVVDWIRSTVAEHLWKLMVEESDLLGQLKIIKDFYLLGRGELFQAFIDTAQHMLKTPPTAVTEHDVNIAFQQSAHKVLLDDDNLLPLLHLTIEYHGKEHKDTSQTREGPSRELSPREPPTSGWAALGLSYKVQWPLHILFTPAVLEKYNVVFKYLLSVRRVQAELQHCWALQMQRKHLKSNRTDAIKWRLRDHMAFLVDNLQYYLQVDVLESQFSQLLQQINATRDFESIRLAHDHFLSNLLAQSFILLKPVFHCLNEILDLCHSFCSLVSQNLGPLDERGAAQLSILVKGFSRQSSLLFKILSSVRNHQINSDLAQLLLRLDYNKYYTQAGGTLGSFGV
- the TUBGCP4 gene encoding gamma-tubulin complex component 4 isoform X3, translated to MIHELLLALSGYPGAAFTWSKRGGLQVSQELPFLHPSETSVLNRLCRLGTDYIRFAEFVEQYTGHVQQQDHHPSQQNQSGLHGIYLRAFCTGLDSVLQPYRQALLDLEQEFLADPHLSISHVNYSLDQFQLLFPSVMVMVEQIKTQKIHGCQILETVHKHSCGGLPPVRSALEKILAVCHGVMYKQLSAWMLHGLLLDQHEEFFIKQGPSSGNVPSQPEEDDDDLGIGGLTGKQLRELQDLRLIEEENMLAPSLKQFSLRVEMLPSYIPVRVAEKILFVGESVQMFENQNVNLTRKGSILKNQEDTFAAELHRLKQQPLFSLVDFESVVDWIRSTVAEHLWKLMVEESDLLGQLKIIKDFYLLGRGELFQAFIDTAQHMLKTPPTAVTEHDVNIAFQQSAHKVLLDDDNLLPLLHLTIEYHGKEHKDTSQTREGPSRELSPREPPTSGWAALGLSYKVQWPLHILFTPAVLEKYNVVFKYLLSVRRVQAELQHCWALQMQRKHLKSNRTDAIKWRLRDHMAFLVDNLQYYLQILLRHQKLLHTPHYVLLLYIIHSSAREKGILSL